One genomic segment of Carassius carassius chromosome 21, fCarCar2.1, whole genome shotgun sequence includes these proteins:
- the LOC132097321 gene encoding E3 SUMO-protein ligase KIAA1586-like: protein MLQEKLTDLPQSRKNPNTDRPVPIRADQTDQLQSRTTLVSTSTTNCSHPAQSMSTALSLLTSTDRVTHFSKQQLEAWTQQYSPWLYLNGNNVGCTFCKYAKRLFGVQKGGQVAEEWASGEVTAKDVRAMRKKIYKHRDSLTHKASTDIQQQKEKEVLPTLTETLNAKVEKLAFSKMYGLVELQEMNGVKNVSCHKSDHSCINIITHIANKMRKKIVSTIKSAGSWICLTVDESTAFGRSYLILYLRGDVTGEGETENIFLDLIELEEGTTADAIYKALKKSLQEADLDDAYLKSHLICITTDGASVMTGRQSGLVTRLKKDYPLLESIHCLAHRLELSVSDALKSVTGCNHFEIFISKLYTLYHQSPKNAR, encoded by the exons ATGCTACAAGAAAAACTAACAGACCTGCCCCAATCCAGGAAAAACCCCAATACAGACAGACCAGTCCCAATCAGAGCAGACCAGACAGACCAGCTCCAATCCAGGACAACATTAGTCAGCACATCCACAACAAACTGTTCACATCCAGCCCAGTCCATGAGCACAGCTTTGTCCCTGCTTACTAGTACAGACAGGGTAACACACTTCAGCAAGCAACAGCTTGAGGCATGGACACAGCAGTACTCCCCTTGGCTATACTTGAATGGAAATAACGTAGGATGCACATTCTGCAAATATGCCAAGCGCCTTTTTGGAGTCCAAAAGGGAGGACAGGTGGCAGAGGAGTGGGCTTCTGGAGAGGTCACAGCAAAAGATGTCAGGGCCATGAGAAAGAAAATCTACAAACACAGAGACAGCTTAACTCACAAGGCATCAACAGATATTCAAcagcagaaagagaaagaggtgtTGCCCACCTTGACAGAAACCTTGAATGCTAAAGTT GAGAAGTTAGCCTTCTCAAAAATGTATGGATTGGTTGAGTTACAAGAAATGAATGGAGTAAAAAACGTCTCTTGTCACAAATCTGATCACTCTTGCATTAATATAATAACACACATTGCCAATAAAATGAGGAAGAAAATTGTCTCAACAATTAAAAGTGCTGGTTCTTGGATCTGTCTTACAGTAGATGAAAGCACTGCATTTGGGAGAAGCTACCTCATCCTATACCTCAGAGGAGATGTGACAGGGGAAGGTgagacagaaaacatttttttggatTTGATTGAGCTGGAGGAAGGAACAACTGCTGATGCCATTTACAAAGCTCTCAAAAAGAGTCTCCAGGAAGCTGACCTGGATGATGCATACCTCAAGTCTCATCTGATTTGCATTACAACCGATGGGGCATCTGTGATGACTGGAAGACAGAGTGGTCTTGTCACAAGGCTGAAAAAAGACTATCCTTTGCTGGAGAGTATCCACTGTCTTGCTCACAGGCTTGAGTTATCAGTAAGTGATGCACTAAAGTCAGTCACAGGTTGCAATCACTTTGAGATATTTATTTCAAAGCTGTATACACTGTACCATCAATCCCCAAAGAATGCCAGATAA
- the LOC132098202 gene encoding ribonuclease inhibitor-like, with product MNTQFKLEKLDLRGCSITEKQCLILTSALKSNPSHLRELNLSWNQIRNTGVNHLCDVLKDSRCKLERLSLYVCGITDVSSLTQSLTNTKALQFLKELDLSYNEIGDSKQKLIDVLRDSNCKLR from the exons tctgcgtggatgcagtattacagagaaacagtgtctcatcctgacttcagctctgaaatcaaacccatcacacctgagagaactgaacctgagctggAATCAAATAAGAAACACAGGAGtgaatcacttatgtgacgtactgaaggattcacgctgtaaactggagagattgag TCTTTATGTCTGTGGCATTACAGATGTTTCTTCTTTAACTCAGTctttgacaaacacaaaagctctgcagtttctaaaagagcttGATCTGAGTTATAATGAGATTGGAGACTCAAAGCAGAAGCTCATTGATGTGCTACGAGACTCAAACTGTAAACTGAGGTGA